In Myxocyprinus asiaticus isolate MX2 ecotype Aquarium Trade chromosome 3, UBuf_Myxa_2, whole genome shotgun sequence, the following proteins share a genomic window:
- the LOC127423743 gene encoding myosin regulatory light chain 2, ventricular/cardiac muscle isoform-like — protein sequence MAPKKAKKRAAEGANSNVFSMFEQAQIQEFKEAFTIMDQNRDGFIDKNDLRDTFAALGRLNVKQEEIDEMLKEASGPINFTVFLTMFGEKLKGADPEETILNAFKVFDPEGKGILKKEYVTEMLTTQADRFSAEEMEQMFTAFPPDPAGNLDYRNLVHIITHGEEKDQE from the exons ATG gcgCCCAAGAAAGCAAAGAAAAGAGCAGCAGAGGGAGCAAACTCCAACGTGTTCTCCATGTTTGAACAAGCTCAGATCCAGGAGTTCAAGGAG GCGTTCACCATCATGGATCAGAACAGAGATGGCTTCATTGACAAGAATGACCTGAGAGACACGTTTGCAGCTTTAG GACGCctcaatgtgaaacaggaagagATTGATGAAATGCTAAAGgaagcatctggaccaatcaatTTCACCGTGTTCCTCACAATGTTTGGAGAGAAACTCAAGG GTGCTGATCCAGAGGAAACCATCCTAAACGCCTTCAAAGTGTTTGATCCCGAGGGGAAGGGAATACTCAAGAAGGAATA TGTGACCGAGATGCTGACCACACAGGCGGACAGATTTTCAGCCGAGGAG ATGGAGCAGATGTTCACCGCATTCCCCCCAGACCCTGCGGGAAACCTGGACTACCGGAATCTGGTCCATATCATCACTCACGGAGAAGAGAAAGACCAGGAATAA